In Ornithorhynchus anatinus isolate Pmale09 chromosome 17, mOrnAna1.pri.v4, whole genome shotgun sequence, the following proteins share a genomic window:
- the SEPTIN4 gene encoding septin-4 isoform X8 produces MDDKEYVGFATLPNQVHRKSVKKGFDFTLMVAGESGLGKSTLINSLFLTDLYRDRRLLNAEERITQTVEITKHSVEIEEKGIKLRLTIVDTPGFGDAVNNTECWKPLADYIDQQFEQYFRDESGLNRKNIQDNRVHCCLYFISPFGHGLRPLDVEFLKALHQRVNIVPILAKADTLTPPEVEHKKRKIREEIERFGIRIYQFPDCDSDEDEDFKLQDQALKDSIPFAVIGSNTVVEARGRRVRGRLYPWGIVEVENPAHCDFVKLRTMLVRTHMQDLKDVTRETHYENYRAQCIQSMTRMVVKERNRNKLTRESGTDFPIPTIPPGADAETEKLIREKDEELRRMQEMLQKIQRQMKESH; encoded by the exons ATG GACGACAAGGAGTACGTGGGCTTTGCCACCCTCCCCAACCAGGTCCACCGCAAGTCTGTGAAGAAGGGCTTTGACTTCACTCTGATGGTGGCA ggagagtcGGGGCTGGGCAAATCCACCCTCATCAACAGCCTCTTCCTCACCGACTTGTACAGAGACCGCAGACTCCTCAACGCCGAGG AGAGGATCACCCAGACGGTGGAGATCACCAAGCACAGCGTGGAAATCGAGGAGAAGGGCATCAAGCTGCGGCTGACCATCGTGGACACGCCGGGCTTCGGGGACGCGGTCAACAACACCGAGTG ctGGAAGCCTTTGGCCGACTACATCGACCAGCAGTTCGAGCAGTATTTCCGGGATGAAAGTGGCCTGAACCGCAAGAATATCCAGGACAACCGGGTGCACTGCTGCCTCTACTTCATCTCCCCTTTCGGCCACGG CCTGCGGCCCCTGGACGTGGAATTCTTGAAGGCCCTGCACCAGCGGGTCAACATCGTGCCCATCTTGGCCAAGGCGGACACCCTGACGCCCCCTGAGGTGGAGCACAAGAAACGGAAG ATCCGTGAAGAGATTGAACGTTTTGGGATCCGGATCTATCAGTTCCCAGACTGTGActcggacgaggacgaggacttCAAGCTGCAGGaccaggccttgaag GACAGCATTCCCTTCGCCGTCATCGGGAGCAACACAGTGGTGGAGGCCAGAGGGCGGCGTGTGCGGGGGAGACTCTACCCTTGGGGCATCGTGGAAG TGGAGAACCCGGCCCACTGCGACTTCGTCAAGCTGCGGACGATGCTGGTTCGCACCCACATGCAGGACCTGAAAGACGTGACCCGGGAGACGCACTATGAGAACTACCGGGCCCAGTGCATCCAGAGCATGACCCGCATGGTGGTCAAGGAGCGCAACCGCAA caaGCTGACACGGGAGAGCGGCACCGACTTCCCCATCCCGACCATCCCCCCCGGGGCCGATGCTGAGACCGAGAAGCTGATtcgggagaaagatgaggag CTGCGGCGGATGCAGGAGATGTTGCAGAAGATCCAGCGGCAGATGAAGGAGTCCCACTAG
- the SEPTIN4 gene encoding septin-4 isoform X6: protein MIRRFLEDPEEAELAQFVQEFPGGDGGGGGGGCRRPEPEEPSSRDPEALPAAPEPDPRPPARPWPPDGHQHISAPAPLSPLTRPRSPWGKLDPYDSSEDDKEYVGFATLPNQVHRKSVKKGFDFTLMVAGESGLGKSTLINSLFLTDLYRDRRLLNAEERITQTVEITKHSVEIEEKGIKLRLTIVDTPGFGDAVNNTECWKPLADYIDQQFEQYFRDESGLNRKNIQDNRVHCCLYFISPFGHGLRPLDVEFLKALHQRVNIVPILAKADTLTPPEVEHKKRKIREEIERFGIRIYQFPDCDSDEDEDFKLQDQALKDSIPFAVIGSNTVVEARGRRVRGRLYPWGIVEVENPAHCDFVKLRTMLVRTHMQDLKDVTRETHYENYRAQCIQSMTRMVVKERNRNKLTRESGTDFPIPTIPPGADAETEKLIREKDEELRRMQEMLQKIQRQMKESH from the exons ATG atcAGGCGCTTCCTGGAGGACCCCGAGGAGGCGGAACTGGCCCAGTTCGTCCAGGAGTTCCCCGggggggacggcggcggcggcgggggtggcTGCCGGCGGCCGGAGCCCGAGGAGCCGAGCTCTAGGGATCCGGAGGCGCTGCCCGCGGCCCCGGAGCCCGACCCCAGGCCTCCCGCTCGGCCCTGGCCCCCCGACGGTCACCAGCACATCTCAGCCCCAGCCCCGCTCAGCCCCCTGACTAGGCCCCGCAGCCCCTGGGGCAAGCTTGACCCCTACGACTCCTCTGAG GACGACAAGGAGTACGTGGGCTTTGCCACCCTCCCCAACCAGGTCCACCGCAAGTCTGTGAAGAAGGGCTTTGACTTCACTCTGATGGTGGCA ggagagtcGGGGCTGGGCAAATCCACCCTCATCAACAGCCTCTTCCTCACCGACTTGTACAGAGACCGCAGACTCCTCAACGCCGAGG AGAGGATCACCCAGACGGTGGAGATCACCAAGCACAGCGTGGAAATCGAGGAGAAGGGCATCAAGCTGCGGCTGACCATCGTGGACACGCCGGGCTTCGGGGACGCGGTCAACAACACCGAGTG ctGGAAGCCTTTGGCCGACTACATCGACCAGCAGTTCGAGCAGTATTTCCGGGATGAAAGTGGCCTGAACCGCAAGAATATCCAGGACAACCGGGTGCACTGCTGCCTCTACTTCATCTCCCCTTTCGGCCACGG CCTGCGGCCCCTGGACGTGGAATTCTTGAAGGCCCTGCACCAGCGGGTCAACATCGTGCCCATCTTGGCCAAGGCGGACACCCTGACGCCCCCTGAGGTGGAGCACAAGAAACGGAAG ATCCGTGAAGAGATTGAACGTTTTGGGATCCGGATCTATCAGTTCCCAGACTGTGActcggacgaggacgaggacttCAAGCTGCAGGaccaggccttgaag GACAGCATTCCCTTCGCCGTCATCGGGAGCAACACAGTGGTGGAGGCCAGAGGGCGGCGTGTGCGGGGGAGACTCTACCCTTGGGGCATCGTGGAAG TGGAGAACCCGGCCCACTGCGACTTCGTCAAGCTGCGGACGATGCTGGTTCGCACCCACATGCAGGACCTGAAAGACGTGACCCGGGAGACGCACTATGAGAACTACCGGGCCCAGTGCATCCAGAGCATGACCCGCATGGTGGTCAAGGAGCGCAACCGCAA caaGCTGACACGGGAGAGCGGCACCGACTTCCCCATCCCGACCATCCCCCCCGGGGCCGATGCTGAGACCGAGAAGCTGATtcgggagaaagatgaggag CTGCGGCGGATGCAGGAGATGTTGCAGAAGATCCAGCGGCAGATGAAGGAGTCCCACTAG
- the SEPTIN4 gene encoding septin-4 isoform X4, with protein MQMRAQGLLYLGPLPPPGRQSPAPVEGVTVRPPVRPSVRPRETWTAAPSLAAGARRFLEDPEEAELAQFVQEFPGGDGGGGGGGCRRPEPEEPSSRDPEALPAAPEPDPRPPARPWPPDGHQHISAPAPLSPLTRPRSPWGKLDPYDSSEDDKEYVGFATLPNQVHRKSVKKGFDFTLMVAGESGLGKSTLINSLFLTDLYRDRRLLNAEERITQTVEITKHSVEIEEKGIKLRLTIVDTPGFGDAVNNTECWKPLADYIDQQFEQYFRDESGLNRKNIQDNRVHCCLYFISPFGHGLRPLDVEFLKALHQRVNIVPILAKADTLTPPEVEHKKRKIREEIERFGIRIYQFPDCDSDEDEDFKLQDQALKDSIPFAVIGSNTVVEARGRRVRGRLYPWGIVEVENPAHCDFVKLRTMLVRTHMQDLKDVTRETHYENYRAQCIQSMTRMVVKERNRNKLTRESGTDFPIPTIPPGADAETEKLIREKDEELRRMQEMLQKIQRQMKESH; from the exons ATGCAGATGAGGGCCCAGGGGCTCCTCTATTTGGGCCCactcccgcccccgggccggcaGAGCCCTGCCCCGGTGGAAGGGGTGACCGTCCGccctcccgtccgtccgtccgtccggccgCGGGAGACATGGACTGCAGCCCCGAGCCTCGCCGCCGGCGCCAG GCGCTTCCTGGAGGACCCCGAGGAGGCGGAACTGGCCCAGTTCGTCCAGGAGTTCCCCGggggggacggcggcggcggcgggggtggcTGCCGGCGGCCGGAGCCCGAGGAGCCGAGCTCTAGGGATCCGGAGGCGCTGCCCGCGGCCCCGGAGCCCGACCCCAGGCCTCCCGCTCGGCCCTGGCCCCCCGACGGTCACCAGCACATCTCAGCCCCAGCCCCGCTCAGCCCCCTGACTAGGCCCCGCAGCCCCTGGGGCAAGCTTGACCCCTACGACTCCTCTGAG GACGACAAGGAGTACGTGGGCTTTGCCACCCTCCCCAACCAGGTCCACCGCAAGTCTGTGAAGAAGGGCTTTGACTTCACTCTGATGGTGGCA ggagagtcGGGGCTGGGCAAATCCACCCTCATCAACAGCCTCTTCCTCACCGACTTGTACAGAGACCGCAGACTCCTCAACGCCGAGG AGAGGATCACCCAGACGGTGGAGATCACCAAGCACAGCGTGGAAATCGAGGAGAAGGGCATCAAGCTGCGGCTGACCATCGTGGACACGCCGGGCTTCGGGGACGCGGTCAACAACACCGAGTG ctGGAAGCCTTTGGCCGACTACATCGACCAGCAGTTCGAGCAGTATTTCCGGGATGAAAGTGGCCTGAACCGCAAGAATATCCAGGACAACCGGGTGCACTGCTGCCTCTACTTCATCTCCCCTTTCGGCCACGG CCTGCGGCCCCTGGACGTGGAATTCTTGAAGGCCCTGCACCAGCGGGTCAACATCGTGCCCATCTTGGCCAAGGCGGACACCCTGACGCCCCCTGAGGTGGAGCACAAGAAACGGAAG ATCCGTGAAGAGATTGAACGTTTTGGGATCCGGATCTATCAGTTCCCAGACTGTGActcggacgaggacgaggacttCAAGCTGCAGGaccaggccttgaag GACAGCATTCCCTTCGCCGTCATCGGGAGCAACACAGTGGTGGAGGCCAGAGGGCGGCGTGTGCGGGGGAGACTCTACCCTTGGGGCATCGTGGAAG TGGAGAACCCGGCCCACTGCGACTTCGTCAAGCTGCGGACGATGCTGGTTCGCACCCACATGCAGGACCTGAAAGACGTGACCCGGGAGACGCACTATGAGAACTACCGGGCCCAGTGCATCCAGAGCATGACCCGCATGGTGGTCAAGGAGCGCAACCGCAA caaGCTGACACGGGAGAGCGGCACCGACTTCCCCATCCCGACCATCCCCCCCGGGGCCGATGCTGAGACCGAGAAGCTGATtcgggagaaagatgaggag CTGCGGCGGATGCAGGAGATGTTGCAGAAGATCCAGCGGCAGATGAAGGAGTCCCACTAG
- the SEPTIN4 gene encoding septin-4 isoform X5, with amino-acid sequence MDCSPEPRRRRQIRRFLEDPEEAELAQFVQEFPGGDGGGGGGGCRRPEPEEPSSRDPEALPAAPEPDPRPPARPWPPDGHQHISAPAPLSPLTRPRSPWGKLDPYDSSEDDKEYVGFATLPNQVHRKSVKKGFDFTLMVAGESGLGKSTLINSLFLTDLYRDRRLLNAEERITQTVEITKHSVEIEEKGIKLRLTIVDTPGFGDAVNNTECWKPLADYIDQQFEQYFRDESGLNRKNIQDNRVHCCLYFISPFGHGLRPLDVEFLKALHQRVNIVPILAKADTLTPPEVEHKKRKIREEIERFGIRIYQFPDCDSDEDEDFKLQDQALKDSIPFAVIGSNTVVEARGRRVRGRLYPWGIVEVENPAHCDFVKLRTMLVRTHMQDLKDVTRETHYENYRAQCIQSMTRMVVKERNRNKLTRESGTDFPIPTIPPGADAETEKLIREKDEELRRMQEMLQKIQRQMKESH; translated from the exons ATGGACTGCAGCCCCGAGCCTCGCCGCCGGCGCCAG atcAGGCGCTTCCTGGAGGACCCCGAGGAGGCGGAACTGGCCCAGTTCGTCCAGGAGTTCCCCGggggggacggcggcggcggcgggggtggcTGCCGGCGGCCGGAGCCCGAGGAGCCGAGCTCTAGGGATCCGGAGGCGCTGCCCGCGGCCCCGGAGCCCGACCCCAGGCCTCCCGCTCGGCCCTGGCCCCCCGACGGTCACCAGCACATCTCAGCCCCAGCCCCGCTCAGCCCCCTGACTAGGCCCCGCAGCCCCTGGGGCAAGCTTGACCCCTACGACTCCTCTGAG GACGACAAGGAGTACGTGGGCTTTGCCACCCTCCCCAACCAGGTCCACCGCAAGTCTGTGAAGAAGGGCTTTGACTTCACTCTGATGGTGGCA ggagagtcGGGGCTGGGCAAATCCACCCTCATCAACAGCCTCTTCCTCACCGACTTGTACAGAGACCGCAGACTCCTCAACGCCGAGG AGAGGATCACCCAGACGGTGGAGATCACCAAGCACAGCGTGGAAATCGAGGAGAAGGGCATCAAGCTGCGGCTGACCATCGTGGACACGCCGGGCTTCGGGGACGCGGTCAACAACACCGAGTG ctGGAAGCCTTTGGCCGACTACATCGACCAGCAGTTCGAGCAGTATTTCCGGGATGAAAGTGGCCTGAACCGCAAGAATATCCAGGACAACCGGGTGCACTGCTGCCTCTACTTCATCTCCCCTTTCGGCCACGG CCTGCGGCCCCTGGACGTGGAATTCTTGAAGGCCCTGCACCAGCGGGTCAACATCGTGCCCATCTTGGCCAAGGCGGACACCCTGACGCCCCCTGAGGTGGAGCACAAGAAACGGAAG ATCCGTGAAGAGATTGAACGTTTTGGGATCCGGATCTATCAGTTCCCAGACTGTGActcggacgaggacgaggacttCAAGCTGCAGGaccaggccttgaag GACAGCATTCCCTTCGCCGTCATCGGGAGCAACACAGTGGTGGAGGCCAGAGGGCGGCGTGTGCGGGGGAGACTCTACCCTTGGGGCATCGTGGAAG TGGAGAACCCGGCCCACTGCGACTTCGTCAAGCTGCGGACGATGCTGGTTCGCACCCACATGCAGGACCTGAAAGACGTGACCCGGGAGACGCACTATGAGAACTACCGGGCCCAGTGCATCCAGAGCATGACCCGCATGGTGGTCAAGGAGCGCAACCGCAA caaGCTGACACGGGAGAGCGGCACCGACTTCCCCATCCCGACCATCCCCCCCGGGGCCGATGCTGAGACCGAGAAGCTGATtcgggagaaagatgaggag CTGCGGCGGATGCAGGAGATGTTGCAGAAGATCCAGCGGCAGATGAAGGAGTCCCACTAG
- the SEPTIN4 gene encoding septin-4 isoform X7 yields the protein MDCSPEPRRRRQDDKEYVGFATLPNQVHRKSVKKGFDFTLMVAGESGLGKSTLINSLFLTDLYRDRRLLNAEERITQTVEITKHSVEIEEKGIKLRLTIVDTPGFGDAVNNTECWKPLADYIDQQFEQYFRDESGLNRKNIQDNRVHCCLYFISPFGHGLRPLDVEFLKALHQRVNIVPILAKADTLTPPEVEHKKRKIREEIERFGIRIYQFPDCDSDEDEDFKLQDQALKDSIPFAVIGSNTVVEARGRRVRGRLYPWGIVEVENPAHCDFVKLRTMLVRTHMQDLKDVTRETHYENYRAQCIQSMTRMVVKERNRNKLTRESGTDFPIPTIPPGADAETEKLIREKDEELRRMQEMLQKIQRQMKESH from the exons ATGGACTGCAGCCCCGAGCCTCGCCGCCGGCGCCAG GACGACAAGGAGTACGTGGGCTTTGCCACCCTCCCCAACCAGGTCCACCGCAAGTCTGTGAAGAAGGGCTTTGACTTCACTCTGATGGTGGCA ggagagtcGGGGCTGGGCAAATCCACCCTCATCAACAGCCTCTTCCTCACCGACTTGTACAGAGACCGCAGACTCCTCAACGCCGAGG AGAGGATCACCCAGACGGTGGAGATCACCAAGCACAGCGTGGAAATCGAGGAGAAGGGCATCAAGCTGCGGCTGACCATCGTGGACACGCCGGGCTTCGGGGACGCGGTCAACAACACCGAGTG ctGGAAGCCTTTGGCCGACTACATCGACCAGCAGTTCGAGCAGTATTTCCGGGATGAAAGTGGCCTGAACCGCAAGAATATCCAGGACAACCGGGTGCACTGCTGCCTCTACTTCATCTCCCCTTTCGGCCACGG CCTGCGGCCCCTGGACGTGGAATTCTTGAAGGCCCTGCACCAGCGGGTCAACATCGTGCCCATCTTGGCCAAGGCGGACACCCTGACGCCCCCTGAGGTGGAGCACAAGAAACGGAAG ATCCGTGAAGAGATTGAACGTTTTGGGATCCGGATCTATCAGTTCCCAGACTGTGActcggacgaggacgaggacttCAAGCTGCAGGaccaggccttgaag GACAGCATTCCCTTCGCCGTCATCGGGAGCAACACAGTGGTGGAGGCCAGAGGGCGGCGTGTGCGGGGGAGACTCTACCCTTGGGGCATCGTGGAAG TGGAGAACCCGGCCCACTGCGACTTCGTCAAGCTGCGGACGATGCTGGTTCGCACCCACATGCAGGACCTGAAAGACGTGACCCGGGAGACGCACTATGAGAACTACCGGGCCCAGTGCATCCAGAGCATGACCCGCATGGTGGTCAAGGAGCGCAACCGCAA caaGCTGACACGGGAGAGCGGCACCGACTTCCCCATCCCGACCATCCCCCCCGGGGCCGATGCTGAGACCGAGAAGCTGATtcgggagaaagatgaggag CTGCGGCGGATGCAGGAGATGTTGCAGAAGATCCAGCGGCAGATGAAGGAGTCCCACTAG